The Platichthys flesus chromosome 18, fPlaFle2.1, whole genome shotgun sequence genome includes a window with the following:
- the fam167ab gene encoding protein FAM167A, with the protein MDIPTPLQITVEGVGVSECGSGEDQPADDHLLTLKALTEKLRLETRRPSYLEWQARLEADTFKESGAGQNPILKEPEGKPAAPMEGAVNPDVIQCKPASGVLKGFGNIDEALSWLRRELTDMRLQDQQLARQLMRLRSDINKLKIEQACHLHRRMLNDATFGMEEQDELSDLLFECPLTPGLGLSAPLRLIGVTKMNINSRRFSLC; encoded by the exons ATGGACATCCCCACGCCACTTCAGATCACGGTGGAGGGGGTTGGTGTCTCGGAGTGTGGGTCCGGTGAGGACCAGCCAGCCGACGACCATCTCCTGACCCTGAAGGCCTTGACGGAGAAGCTGAGACTGGAGACCAGGAGACCTTCCTACCTGGAGTGGCAAGCCCGGCTGGAGGCGGACACATTCAAAGAGTCGGGAGCCGGGCAGAACCCGATTCTGAAGGAACCTGAAGGGAAACCAGCTGCGCCGATGGAGGGCGCGGTGAACCCCGACGTTATTCAGTGCAAGCCGGCTTCCGGTGTTCTGAAAGGGTTTGGGAATATTGACGAGGCTCTCAGTTGGCTCAGGAGAGAGCTG ACTGACATGCGTTTGCAGGACCAGCAGCTGGCCAGGCAGCTCATGCGGCTCCGCAGCGACATCAACAAGCTGAAGATCGAGCAGGCGTGCCACCTCCACCGCAGGATGCTCAACGACGCCACCTTCGGCATGGAGGAGCAGGACGAGCTGTCCGACCTGCTGTTCGAATGCCCGCTGACCCCGGGCCTCGGCCTCTCGGCCCCGCTGAGGCTCATCGGCGTCACCAAGATGAACATTAACTCTCGCCGGTTCTCGCTCTGCTAG
- the lca5 gene encoding lebercilin isoform X1: MESVNATDRYEDNKDGSRQSLRSRSKDSRGSSIQKHKSNSRDNIQYKDEKDSCAESRSKTRTWRSDPDRDQVSGGEGRRSSASFYSEDYENESPSERSLSPHSRSRTPSPTPVKGVRDKRISVSPLYKTGGVGRKGLSRPQRLGRQPLTQQHRRGVRSQSNESTTPKDLDLVTKRMLSARLLKINELRNALAELQQRTDELQKENRILRQLQFRQEKALQRYDDTESEISQLLLRHSNETQVLRERLRRTQERERAAERRLKESEEQLQRSQTTIVRLKKLVDQRELGARDELSRKLEEEKTRAQEADRKIKELERSMELSSSSYQRQLAAERKKTISAQEEIRTLQEELERLTNRLKEKERELDATNIYANRMVKSSRRTDADSCTKRKVPGRSSSKAVQTQDMVSSLGFPTPPPAITDANDYSEQGPDEYLSLKAECLLLTSLTIHISSFDAAHSLSFTCCDAFCQQELGGVDRQAKTEDRNQNRERQKTGDEEKERDGKKEQDKQQLKQEMNAHEEKAKRLRDGGEKESEEEDRKKTSALLNQKENEINRTRGHVQEEVEKWNQDVLTNQHAAEEARLKKEQLLARLRDIDRQNGGGQDSMFAESSFSETNKSSSDHFSPRPPEQRNHNSSIFSLTAPEESASLGAGDGSGVGGRRIAGIEGGAATTGVGRRTLRPQISGDDLAFGAYAPSFGLSTSRGSFGFPPPPSREERDSALEAIGVFSLRGVETEREKDTEKGTGKDRKSSLMQQLFGAIATPAGDGVSSSNRMGVISSPPTTNGVHSRKERFHSFNSGSSTPPASSLSILHVADSRPAIRAIPSFDDDIEELTL; the protein is encoded by the exons ATGGAGTCTGTAAATGCCACTGACCGATATGAGGACAACAAGGATGGAAGTCGCCAGTCCCTCCGGAGTAGAAGTAAAGATTCCCGAGGATCCTCCatccaaaaacacaaaagcaattCCCGGGATAATATCCAGTATAAGGATGAAAAAGATTCCTGTGCTGAGAGTAGATCCAAAACTAGAACCTGGCGTTCAGATCCTGATCGGGACCAGGTATCAGGTGGTGAGGGTCGGAGAAGTAGTGCCTCCTTTTACTCAGAGGACTATGAGAATGAGTCTCCCTCAGAGCGTTCGCTCTCACCACATTCCCGATCCCGGACGCCATCCCCTACTCCTGTAAAAGGGGTGCGGGATAAGAGGATTTCTGTCAGCCCCCTCTACAAAACAG GTGGTGTTGGGCGCAAGGGTTTATCCCGTCCACAGCGTTTAGGTCGCCAACCCCTGACACAGCAGCATCGGAGGGGGGTGCGATCACAAAGCAACGAGTCCACAACCCCAAAGGACCTGGATCTTGTGACCAAGCGGATGCTTTCAGCCCGCCTGCTAAAGATCAATGAATTGCGCAACGCTcttgctgagctgcagcagcgcactgatgagctgcagaaagaaaacagaatccTCAGACAG CTTCAGTTTCGTCAAGAGAAAGCCCTGCAGCGCTACGATGACACAGAAAGCGAGATTTCCCAATTGTTGTTGCGCCACTCCAACGAGACCCAGGTGCTGCGCGAACGACTCCGGCGCACTCAAGAGCGCGAGCGTGCGGCCGAGCGGAGGCTGAAAGAAAGcgaggagcagctgcagagaagtCAGACGACCATCGTCCGGCTGAAGAAGCTGGTCGACCAGCGAGAGTTAGGAGCCAGGGACGAGTTGAGCCGCaagctggaggaagagaagacacGAGCCCAGGAGGCAGATCGCAAGATTAAG gagctggagcgCAGCAtggagctgagcagcagcagttaccAGAGGCAGTtggctgcagagaggaagaagaccATCAGTGCCCAGGAGGAGATCAGGaccctgcaggaggagctggaacgACTGACCAATAGACTTAAG gagaaggagagagaactaGACGCCACAAACATTTATGCCAACCGCATGGTGAAATCCTCACGTAGAACAGATGCTGACAGCTGCACAAAGCGGAAAG TCCCcggcaggagcagcagcaaggCAGTGCAGACTCAAGATATGGTGTCCAGTCTGGGTTTTCCCACACCCCCCCCTGCCATCACCGATGCCAATGATTACAGTGAGCAGGGACCTGACGAATACCTATCACTCAAGGCAgagtgtctcctcctcacctctctcaccATCCACATTTCATCTTTTGATGCAGCACACAGTCTGTCATTCACCTGTTGTGACGCTTTCTGTCAACAGGAGCTTGGTGGAGTGGACAGACAGGCAAAGACCGAAGACAGGAATCAAAACCGGGAACGACAGAAGACGGGTGAcgaggaaaaggaaagagacgGGAAGAAAGAGCAAGACAAGCAGCAACTCAAGCAGGAGATGAATGCGCATGAAGAGAAGGCGAAGAGATTAAGAGACG GCGGTGAGAAAGAATCTGAGGaagaagacagaaagaagacaAGTGCACTGTTGAACCAGAAGGAGAACGAGATCAATAGGACGCGTGGGCATGTCcaagaggaggtggaaaagTGGAACCAAGACGTTCTGACCAATCAGCATGCAGCAGAGGAAGCACGTCTGAAAAAAGAGCAGCTGCTGGCCAGGCTGCGCGATATAGATCGTCAAAACGGGGGCGGCCAGGACTCCATGTTTGCTGAGTCGAGTTTTTCCGAGACCAACAAGAGTTCCAGCGACCATTTTTCTCCTCGCCCGCCAGAGCAGAGGAACCATAACTCCTCGATCTTCAGCCTCACGGCACCAGAGGAGTCAGCCAGCTTGGGTGCTGGTGATGGAAGTGGAGTAGGGGGGAGGAGAATAGCAGGTATAGAGGGTGGAGCAGCGACAACCGGGGTGGGGAGGAGAACACTACGCCCTCAAATCTCCGGTGACGACTTGGCGTTCGGAGCCTACGCGCCATCTTTCGGGCTCTCAACTTCCCGCGGGTCTTTTGGTTTCCCTCCACCTCCGTCCAGAGAGGAAAGGGATTCTGCTTTAGAGGCAATAGGTGTTTTTAGTCTCAGAggggtggagacagagagagagaaggacacaGAAAAAGGAACGGGCAAGGATAGAAAGTCTAGTCTCATGCAGCAGCTCTTTGGAGCAATAGCCACACCCGCTGGTGACGGTGTGAGCTCCTCCAATAGAATGGGGGTCATCAGTAGTCCTCCGACTACCAATGGGGTACATTCAAGAAAGGAAAGATTCCACAGCTTCAACTCAGGGTCTTCCACTCCTCCTGCATCGTCTTTAAGCATCCTCCATGTAGCTGATAGCCGACCTGCCATCCGAGCCATCCCTTCATTCGACGACGACATCGAAGAACTGACTTTATGA
- the ccm2 gene encoding cerebral cavernous malformations protein 2 homolog isoform X1 has product MEDDVKKVKKPGIVSPFKRVFLKGEKGRDKKAQEKATERRALHTFPLSQPDHRIDPDILLNDYIEKEIKYLGQLTSVPGYLNPSSRTEVLQLIDNARKSHQLAGQLTSEQDAVVSLSAYNIKLVWRDGEDIILRVPIHDIAAVSYIRDDSLHLVVIKTAQESGGSPCPSSCPDLNKSQTLSSLSESGAVLVEVCCLLVLAVDNKAAAEELCLLLNQVFQIVYTESTIDFLDRAIFDGATTPTRHLSLYSDDSSSKVDVKEAFEAEGSTFPFQVPAEADGNSPTTSTPASPQTKTASEGELSTTAAELLQDYMTTLRTKLSSQEIQQFATLLHEYRNGASIHEFCINLRQLYGDSRKFLLLGLRPFIPEKDSQHFENFLETIGVKDGRGIITDSFGRYRRTVSSASDSTTNGNGAVGGSGDSVASDEGQEASEGDEWDRMITDISNDIEALGCSMDQEGVTP; this is encoded by the exons ATGGAGGATGatgtgaaaaaagtgaaaaag CCTGGTATCGTGTCTCCATTCAAGAGAgtcttcctgaaaggagagaaggggagggacAAGAAGGCGCAGGAGAAGGCCACAGAGCGCAGGGCCCTACACACCTTTCCGCTCTCTCAGCCTGATCACCGCATCGACCCTGACATCCTGCTTAACGACTACATTGAGAAGGAGATCAAA taCCTGGGGCAGCTCACATCAGTTCCAGGATACTTGAACCCATCAAGTCGCACAGAAGTGCTACAGCTCATTGATAATGCAAGG AAGTCACATCAGTTGGCGGGCCAGCTGACGTCAGAGCAAGATGCAGTGGTGAGCTTGTCGGCGTACAACATTAAGCTTGTGTGGCGCGATGGAGAGGACATCATCCTGAGGGTGCCCATCCATGATATTGCTGCTGTCTCATACATCAGAGACGACTCGTTGCACCTTGTGGTGATCAAAACAG CCCAGGAGTCGGGAGGTTCTCCCTGTCCCAGCTCGTGTCCCGATCTCAACAAGTCTCAGACCCTGAGCTCCTTATCAGAAAGTGGAGCTGTGCTTGTGGAAGTCTGCTGTCTGCTTGTGCTGGCTGTTGATAACAAG gcagcagcagaggaattGTGTCTCTTGCTAAACCAGGTCTTCCAGATCGTTTACACAGAATCAACCATCGACTTCTTGGACCGAGCCATATTTGATGGAGCAACCACCCCGACGAGACATCTCTCTCTGTACAGCG atgacTCTTCAAGTAAAGTCGATGTTAAAGAGGCCTTTGAAGCAGAAGGCAGCACATT TCCTTTCCAGGTCCCGGCGGAGGCAGATGGAAACTCGCCCACAACGTCCACCCCGGCATCACCTCAGACGAAGACAGCGAGTGAAGGAGAGCTCAGCAccactgctgcagagctgctgcaggactaCATGACCACA CTGCGGACAAAACTCTCATCGCAGGAGATCCAGCAATTTGCCACACTGCTGCATGAATACCGCAATGGTGCATCCATTCATGAGTTCTGCATAAACCTTCGACAACTCTACGGGGACAGCAGAAAGTTCCTCCTACTTG GCCTGCGTCCCTTCATACCAGAGAAAGACAGCCAGCACTTTGAGAACTTCCTTGAAACCATTGGTGTCAAAGACGGCAGAGGAATCATCACAGACAGCTTTGGCCGCTATCGGCGCACGGTAAGCTCCGCCTCCGATTCCACCACCAATGGCAACGGAGCAGTGGGAGGAAGCGGGGACAGCGTGGCCTCGGACGAGGGGCAGGAGGCCTCCGAGGGCGATGAATGGGACCGCATGATCACCGACATCAGTAATGACATTGAAGCCCTAGGCTGCAGTATGGACCAGGAGGGAGTGACTCCCTGA
- the ccm2 gene encoding cerebral cavernous malformations protein 2 homolog isoform X2 produces the protein MDYEPGIVSPFKRVFLKGEKGRDKKAQEKATERRALHTFPLSQPDHRIDPDILLNDYIEKEIKYLGQLTSVPGYLNPSSRTEVLQLIDNARKSHQLAGQLTSEQDAVVSLSAYNIKLVWRDGEDIILRVPIHDIAAVSYIRDDSLHLVVIKTAQESGGSPCPSSCPDLNKSQTLSSLSESGAVLVEVCCLLVLAVDNKAAAEELCLLLNQVFQIVYTESTIDFLDRAIFDGATTPTRHLSLYSDDSSSKVDVKEAFEAEGSTFPFQVPAEADGNSPTTSTPASPQTKTASEGELSTTAAELLQDYMTTLRTKLSSQEIQQFATLLHEYRNGASIHEFCINLRQLYGDSRKFLLLGLRPFIPEKDSQHFENFLETIGVKDGRGIITDSFGRYRRTVSSASDSTTNGNGAVGGSGDSVASDEGQEASEGDEWDRMITDISNDIEALGCSMDQEGVTP, from the exons ATGGATTACGAG CCTGGTATCGTGTCTCCATTCAAGAGAgtcttcctgaaaggagagaaggggagggacAAGAAGGCGCAGGAGAAGGCCACAGAGCGCAGGGCCCTACACACCTTTCCGCTCTCTCAGCCTGATCACCGCATCGACCCTGACATCCTGCTTAACGACTACATTGAGAAGGAGATCAAA taCCTGGGGCAGCTCACATCAGTTCCAGGATACTTGAACCCATCAAGTCGCACAGAAGTGCTACAGCTCATTGATAATGCAAGG AAGTCACATCAGTTGGCGGGCCAGCTGACGTCAGAGCAAGATGCAGTGGTGAGCTTGTCGGCGTACAACATTAAGCTTGTGTGGCGCGATGGAGAGGACATCATCCTGAGGGTGCCCATCCATGATATTGCTGCTGTCTCATACATCAGAGACGACTCGTTGCACCTTGTGGTGATCAAAACAG CCCAGGAGTCGGGAGGTTCTCCCTGTCCCAGCTCGTGTCCCGATCTCAACAAGTCTCAGACCCTGAGCTCCTTATCAGAAAGTGGAGCTGTGCTTGTGGAAGTCTGCTGTCTGCTTGTGCTGGCTGTTGATAACAAG gcagcagcagaggaattGTGTCTCTTGCTAAACCAGGTCTTCCAGATCGTTTACACAGAATCAACCATCGACTTCTTGGACCGAGCCATATTTGATGGAGCAACCACCCCGACGAGACATCTCTCTCTGTACAGCG atgacTCTTCAAGTAAAGTCGATGTTAAAGAGGCCTTTGAAGCAGAAGGCAGCACATT TCCTTTCCAGGTCCCGGCGGAGGCAGATGGAAACTCGCCCACAACGTCCACCCCGGCATCACCTCAGACGAAGACAGCGAGTGAAGGAGAGCTCAGCAccactgctgcagagctgctgcaggactaCATGACCACA CTGCGGACAAAACTCTCATCGCAGGAGATCCAGCAATTTGCCACACTGCTGCATGAATACCGCAATGGTGCATCCATTCATGAGTTCTGCATAAACCTTCGACAACTCTACGGGGACAGCAGAAAGTTCCTCCTACTTG GCCTGCGTCCCTTCATACCAGAGAAAGACAGCCAGCACTTTGAGAACTTCCTTGAAACCATTGGTGTCAAAGACGGCAGAGGAATCATCACAGACAGCTTTGGCCGCTATCGGCGCACGGTAAGCTCCGCCTCCGATTCCACCACCAATGGCAACGGAGCAGTGGGAGGAAGCGGGGACAGCGTGGCCTCGGACGAGGGGCAGGAGGCCTCCGAGGGCGATGAATGGGACCGCATGATCACCGACATCAGTAATGACATTGAAGCCCTAGGCTGCAGTATGGACCAGGAGGGAGTGACTCCCTGA
- the sh3bgrl2 gene encoding SH3 domain-binding glutamic acid-rich-like protein 2, producing the protein MVIKVYIASSSGSVALKKHQQSIVGFLEGNRINFQEIDITMLEEQRLWMYRNIPQDKQPEKGNPLPPQIFSDDCYCGDYEDFFQAKENNTVFSFLGLSSKPSVKDSES; encoded by the exons ATGGTCATCAAGGTTTACATTGCGTCCTCGAGTGGCTCCGTGGCG TTGAAAAAGCATCAGCAGTCCATCGTTGGTTTCCTGGAGGGCAATCGCATCAACTTCCAGGAAATAGACATCACCATGCTGGAGGAGCAAAGGCTGTGGATGTACCGCAACATACCCCAGGACAAGCAGCCAGAGAAAGGCAACCCGCTGCCTCCGCAGATCTTCAGTGATGACTGCTACTGTGGG GATTACGAAGACTTCTTCCAAGCGAAGGAGAACAACACTGTGTTTTCATTCCTTGGCCTCAGTTCCAAACCCTCAGTGAAA GATTCAGAGTCATAG
- the lca5 gene encoding lebercilin isoform X2 — translation MESVNATDRYEDNKDGSRQSLRSRSKDSRGSSIQKHKSNSRDNIQYKDEKDSCAESRSKTRTWRSDPDRDQVSGGEGRRSSASFYSEDYENESPSERSLSPHSRSRTPSPTPVKGVRDKRISVSPLYKTGGVGRKGLSRPQRLGRQPLTQQHRRGVRSQSNESTTPKDLDLVTKRMLSARLLKINELRNALAELQQRTDELQKENRILRQLQFRQEKALQRYDDTESEISQLLLRHSNETQVLRERLRRTQERERAAERRLKESEEQLQRSQTTIVRLKKLVDQRELGARDELSRKLEEEKTRAQEADRKIKELERSMELSSSSYQRQLAAERKKTISAQEEIRTLQEELERLTNRLKEKERELDATNIYANRMVKSSRRTDADSCTKRKVPGRSSSKAVQTQDMVSSLGFPTPPPAITDANDYSEQGPDEYLSLKELGGVDRQAKTEDRNQNRERQKTGDEEKERDGKKEQDKQQLKQEMNAHEEKAKRLRDGGEKESEEEDRKKTSALLNQKENEINRTRGHVQEEVEKWNQDVLTNQHAAEEARLKKEQLLARLRDIDRQNGGGQDSMFAESSFSETNKSSSDHFSPRPPEQRNHNSSIFSLTAPEESASLGAGDGSGVGGRRIAGIEGGAATTGVGRRTLRPQISGDDLAFGAYAPSFGLSTSRGSFGFPPPPSREERDSALEAIGVFSLRGVETEREKDTEKGTGKDRKSSLMQQLFGAIATPAGDGVSSSNRMGVISSPPTTNGVHSRKERFHSFNSGSSTPPASSLSILHVADSRPAIRAIPSFDDDIEELTL, via the exons ATGGAGTCTGTAAATGCCACTGACCGATATGAGGACAACAAGGATGGAAGTCGCCAGTCCCTCCGGAGTAGAAGTAAAGATTCCCGAGGATCCTCCatccaaaaacacaaaagcaattCCCGGGATAATATCCAGTATAAGGATGAAAAAGATTCCTGTGCTGAGAGTAGATCCAAAACTAGAACCTGGCGTTCAGATCCTGATCGGGACCAGGTATCAGGTGGTGAGGGTCGGAGAAGTAGTGCCTCCTTTTACTCAGAGGACTATGAGAATGAGTCTCCCTCAGAGCGTTCGCTCTCACCACATTCCCGATCCCGGACGCCATCCCCTACTCCTGTAAAAGGGGTGCGGGATAAGAGGATTTCTGTCAGCCCCCTCTACAAAACAG GTGGTGTTGGGCGCAAGGGTTTATCCCGTCCACAGCGTTTAGGTCGCCAACCCCTGACACAGCAGCATCGGAGGGGGGTGCGATCACAAAGCAACGAGTCCACAACCCCAAAGGACCTGGATCTTGTGACCAAGCGGATGCTTTCAGCCCGCCTGCTAAAGATCAATGAATTGCGCAACGCTcttgctgagctgcagcagcgcactgatgagctgcagaaagaaaacagaatccTCAGACAG CTTCAGTTTCGTCAAGAGAAAGCCCTGCAGCGCTACGATGACACAGAAAGCGAGATTTCCCAATTGTTGTTGCGCCACTCCAACGAGACCCAGGTGCTGCGCGAACGACTCCGGCGCACTCAAGAGCGCGAGCGTGCGGCCGAGCGGAGGCTGAAAGAAAGcgaggagcagctgcagagaagtCAGACGACCATCGTCCGGCTGAAGAAGCTGGTCGACCAGCGAGAGTTAGGAGCCAGGGACGAGTTGAGCCGCaagctggaggaagagaagacacGAGCCCAGGAGGCAGATCGCAAGATTAAG gagctggagcgCAGCAtggagctgagcagcagcagttaccAGAGGCAGTtggctgcagagaggaagaagaccATCAGTGCCCAGGAGGAGATCAGGaccctgcaggaggagctggaacgACTGACCAATAGACTTAAG gagaaggagagagaactaGACGCCACAAACATTTATGCCAACCGCATGGTGAAATCCTCACGTAGAACAGATGCTGACAGCTGCACAAAGCGGAAAG TCCCcggcaggagcagcagcaaggCAGTGCAGACTCAAGATATGGTGTCCAGTCTGGGTTTTCCCACACCCCCCCCTGCCATCACCGATGCCAATGATTACAGTGAGCAGGGACCTGACGAATACCTATCACTCAAG GAGCTTGGTGGAGTGGACAGACAGGCAAAGACCGAAGACAGGAATCAAAACCGGGAACGACAGAAGACGGGTGAcgaggaaaaggaaagagacgGGAAGAAAGAGCAAGACAAGCAGCAACTCAAGCAGGAGATGAATGCGCATGAAGAGAAGGCGAAGAGATTAAGAGACG GCGGTGAGAAAGAATCTGAGGaagaagacagaaagaagacaAGTGCACTGTTGAACCAGAAGGAGAACGAGATCAATAGGACGCGTGGGCATGTCcaagaggaggtggaaaagTGGAACCAAGACGTTCTGACCAATCAGCATGCAGCAGAGGAAGCACGTCTGAAAAAAGAGCAGCTGCTGGCCAGGCTGCGCGATATAGATCGTCAAAACGGGGGCGGCCAGGACTCCATGTTTGCTGAGTCGAGTTTTTCCGAGACCAACAAGAGTTCCAGCGACCATTTTTCTCCTCGCCCGCCAGAGCAGAGGAACCATAACTCCTCGATCTTCAGCCTCACGGCACCAGAGGAGTCAGCCAGCTTGGGTGCTGGTGATGGAAGTGGAGTAGGGGGGAGGAGAATAGCAGGTATAGAGGGTGGAGCAGCGACAACCGGGGTGGGGAGGAGAACACTACGCCCTCAAATCTCCGGTGACGACTTGGCGTTCGGAGCCTACGCGCCATCTTTCGGGCTCTCAACTTCCCGCGGGTCTTTTGGTTTCCCTCCACCTCCGTCCAGAGAGGAAAGGGATTCTGCTTTAGAGGCAATAGGTGTTTTTAGTCTCAGAggggtggagacagagagagagaaggacacaGAAAAAGGAACGGGCAAGGATAGAAAGTCTAGTCTCATGCAGCAGCTCTTTGGAGCAATAGCCACACCCGCTGGTGACGGTGTGAGCTCCTCCAATAGAATGGGGGTCATCAGTAGTCCTCCGACTACCAATGGGGTACATTCAAGAAAGGAAAGATTCCACAGCTTCAACTCAGGGTCTTCCACTCCTCCTGCATCGTCTTTAAGCATCCTCCATGTAGCTGATAGCCGACCTGCCATCCGAGCCATCCCTTCATTCGACGACGACATCGAAGAACTGACTTTATGA